The following are encoded together in the Halopseudomonas salegens genome:
- the dxs gene encoding 1-deoxy-D-xylulose-5-phosphate synthase, translating into MPTTFHDIPRTRPSTPLLDSIDDTATLRELDSELLPALADELRAYLLWTVGQTGGHFGAGLGVIELTIALHYIYETPEDRLVWDVGHQAYPHKILTGRREQMSTLRQKGGLAAFPRRAESPYDTFGVGHSSTSISAALGMAIAARLQGVERHSVAVIGDGALTAGMAFEALNHAADVEADMLVVLNDNDMSISRNVGGMSNYLAKILSSSTYAHMREGSKKVLSRIPKAWELARKTEEHAKGMLVPGTLFEELGWNYIGPIDGHDLETLVTTLRNLRGRKGPQFLHIITRKGKGFAPAEEDPIGYHAITKLEPSPVASRPANKIKFSRVFGQWLCDMASSDERLIGITPAMKEGSDLVAFSERFPERYFDVAIAEQHAVTLAAGMACEGAKPVVAIYSTFLQRAYDQLIHDVAVQNLDVLFAIDRAGLVGEDGPTHAGSFDLSYLRCLPNMLIMAPADENETRQMLTTGYLHNGPAAVRYPRGTGPGVAVEPALNPLPIGRGVQTRQGQQVAILCFGTLHTAALQAAEQLNASVANMRFVKPLDTDLINALAARHDLLVTVEENAVMGGAGSGVNEWLQAQGLRTPVLNLGLPDVYTEHAKPAEMLAECGLDAAGIERQIRARLTGQ; encoded by the coding sequence ATGCCCACGACTTTTCACGATATTCCGCGCACCCGGCCCAGCACCCCGCTGCTGGACAGCATTGACGACACCGCTACCCTGCGCGAACTGGATAGCGAGCTGCTGCCCGCGCTGGCGGACGAATTGCGCGCATACCTGCTGTGGACCGTGGGTCAGACCGGTGGGCATTTTGGTGCCGGGTTGGGCGTGATCGAGCTGACCATCGCGTTGCACTATATTTATGAGACGCCGGAGGACCGCCTGGTCTGGGATGTCGGCCATCAAGCCTATCCGCACAAGATCCTTACCGGGCGCCGTGAGCAGATGAGCACACTGCGGCAGAAAGGTGGGCTGGCTGCCTTCCCGCGGCGCGCGGAAAGCCCCTACGATACCTTTGGTGTCGGTCACTCCAGTACCTCGATCAGTGCCGCGCTGGGCATGGCTATCGCCGCGCGACTGCAGGGTGTTGAACGTCACAGCGTAGCGGTTATTGGTGATGGTGCGCTGACCGCCGGCATGGCCTTCGAGGCACTCAATCACGCTGCCGATGTCGAGGCCGACATGCTGGTGGTACTCAACGACAACGACATGTCGATCTCGCGCAACGTGGGCGGCATGTCGAATTACCTGGCGAAGATTCTTTCCAGCTCGACCTATGCGCACATGCGCGAAGGCAGCAAGAAGGTACTGTCAAGAATCCCCAAGGCCTGGGAGTTGGCGCGCAAGACGGAAGAACACGCCAAAGGCATGCTGGTGCCCGGTACCCTGTTCGAGGAACTGGGCTGGAATTACATTGGCCCGATCGATGGCCATGACCTGGAAACCCTGGTGACCACATTGCGCAATCTGCGTGGGCGCAAGGGGCCACAGTTTCTGCACATAATCACCCGCAAGGGCAAAGGATTTGCTCCCGCCGAAGAAGACCCGATCGGCTACCATGCGATCACCAAGCTGGAACCCAGTCCGGTTGCCAGTCGACCGGCCAACAAGATCAAGTTTTCCCGCGTTTTCGGTCAATGGCTGTGCGATATGGCCAGCAGTGATGAGCGCCTGATCGGTATTACCCCGGCGATGAAGGAAGGGTCGGACCTGGTCGCTTTCAGCGAACGCTTCCCGGAGCGTTACTTCGATGTCGCCATTGCCGAGCAACATGCAGTCACTCTGGCTGCCGGCATGGCCTGCGAGGGTGCCAAGCCGGTTGTCGCCATCTATTCAACCTTCCTGCAGCGTGCCTATGATCAGCTGATTCACGATGTTGCGGTACAGAACCTGGACGTACTCTTTGCCATTGACCGCGCCGGCCTGGTGGGTGAAGACGGCCCGACGCATGCCGGCAGTTTCGACCTGTCTTACCTGCGCTGCCTGCCCAATATGCTGATCATGGCGCCCGCCGACGAGAATGAAACCCGGCAGATGCTCACCACCGGCTACCTGCACAATGGCCCTGCGGCCGTGCGCTACCCCCGTGGCACCGGACCTGGTGTTGCTGTTGAACCGGCACTGAACCCACTGCCCATTGGCCGCGGCGTGCAAACCCGTCAGGGTCAGCAGGTTGCCATACTGTGTTTCGGCACCCTGCACACGGCGGCACTGCAGGCCGCCGAGCAGCTGAATGCCAGCGTGGCCAATATGCGCTTCGTAAAACCCCTGGATACCGACCTGATCAACGCATTGGCTGCCCGGCACGACCTGCTGGTCACCGTCGAAGAAAATGCAGTGATGGGTGGCGCTGGCAGCGGGGTCAATGAGTGGCTGCAGGCGCAGGGCCTGCGCACGCCCGTGCTCAATCTCGGCCTGCCGGACGTCTATACCGAACACGCCAAACCGGCGGAAATGCTCGCTGAATGCGGTCTCGACGCTGCCGGCATTGAGCGTCAGATACGCGCCCGCCTGACCGGTCAATGA
- a CDS encoding ATP-grasp domain-containing protein: MPEMTESTQRTTASTADQLNRHCHCITLDQEALDASLQGQFSSAGIELPSLETPALSQFFSNTVVFVPGADVLAMESAVQAIETASKLPAYLQQVLSWAPDIAHVDLGPQGAFMGYDFHLGPEGPRLIEINTNAGGAFLNAILARAQRRCCSSAQALPTTSPTLDRFDDAVFAMFSREWQYQRSTAMPERIAILDTAPESQFLFAEFQLAQRLLTSRGVEAVILDPGELSYANGALNAGGQQIDMVYNRLVDFALEDPQHSALRQAYLDDAVVVTPNPRTHAVLADKRNLTLLSAAQRLQEWGLDSQGAELLERVVPKTRLVSRDDAADLWRDRRGLFFKPVAGHGSKGVYRGDKLTKRVFDNILAGDYIAQELVPAGERSLKIDDVVTTAKVDIRLYTYAGKTLLTAARIYQGQTTNFRTPGGGFAPIFQV; encoded by the coding sequence ATGCCCGAGATGACTGAAAGTACCCAACGAACAACCGCCTCGACAGCCGACCAACTCAATCGTCACTGTCACTGCATCACGCTTGACCAGGAGGCGCTTGATGCCAGCCTTCAGGGGCAGTTCTCGAGCGCCGGCATCGAACTGCCTTCGCTAGAAACGCCAGCACTGAGTCAATTCTTTTCCAATACCGTCGTATTCGTCCCTGGAGCTGACGTTCTTGCCATGGAAAGCGCTGTTCAGGCCATCGAAACAGCGAGCAAGCTGCCTGCCTATCTGCAGCAGGTTTTGTCCTGGGCACCAGACATCGCGCATGTTGACCTCGGTCCCCAGGGCGCCTTTATGGGCTATGATTTTCACTTGGGACCTGAAGGTCCGCGACTGATCGAAATCAACACCAATGCCGGCGGTGCTTTCCTGAACGCGATTCTCGCCCGTGCCCAGCGCCGGTGCTGTTCATCCGCCCAAGCATTGCCGACGACCAGCCCGACGCTGGACCGGTTCGATGATGCCGTGTTCGCCATGTTTAGCCGAGAATGGCAATATCAGCGCTCAACGGCCATGCCAGAACGTATAGCTATTCTGGACACTGCTCCGGAAAGCCAGTTTCTGTTCGCTGAATTTCAGTTGGCGCAACGGCTACTGACATCCCGTGGTGTAGAGGCTGTGATTCTGGATCCTGGCGAACTCAGCTATGCCAATGGCGCGTTAAATGCCGGCGGCCAGCAAATTGATATGGTCTATAACCGACTGGTTGATTTTGCTCTGGAGGATCCACAGCACAGCGCTTTGAGACAGGCTTATCTCGATGATGCGGTTGTCGTCACGCCTAATCCACGAACCCATGCTGTGTTGGCTGACAAGCGCAACCTGACGCTGTTATCCGCCGCACAGAGGCTGCAGGAATGGGGCCTGGATAGCCAGGGTGCTGAGCTGCTGGAACGCGTAGTGCCCAAGACCCGGCTGGTTTCCCGTGATGATGCCGCGGATTTATGGCGTGATCGCCGCGGCCTGTTCTTCAAGCCCGTTGCCGGTCATGGCAGCAAAGGCGTCTATCGCGGTGACAAGCTGACCAAGCGCGTCTTCGATAACATACTGGCCGGCGATTATATTGCCCAGGAGCTGGTTCCCGCCGGCGAGCGCAGCCTCAAAATCGACGATGTTGTGACGACGGCAAAGGTCGATATTCGTCTGTACACCTACGCAGGCAAAACCTTGCTTACCGCTGCGCGTATTTACCAGGGGCAAACCACAAACTTCCGCACACCCGGAGGCGGCTTTGCCCCTATCTTCCAGGTCTGA
- a CDS encoding heavy metal translocating P-type ATPase — protein sequence MDNPKQQGSSAQRDIELIVPGMGSDHCAGIISKTIGRLDGIDSVQTNIARHRVSVRSLSSGPDTQALKQAVEGAGYDVTSARELGARTVKVTVPGMGSDHCAGIIKNTLARHSGVRSTSANIANHSVTVVLGKDGPNDKALKKLIEGAGYDVAAIAEEGASDQDDGAASEETYLKSAWRRLWIAAVPTTLIMLLMVPHMFWQPIPGYLAIVALLAFPAVFLYGGAATHKAAWRSLKNGTFNMDVLISMGSLPPFLIGLVGFVYPMTSFIEMAATIMTFHLVGRFLEAKAKGKASEAIRRLLTLGAKTAHVERDGEEVEIPVKALVAGDIMLVRPGDKVPTDGEVVEGESHLDESIATGESVPVYKSVGDKVIGATINKEGRLRVKATRVGGDTFLAQVVKLIDEAQGSRVPIQEFADRMTGRFVPLVLIIALGSLVTWLLAADSLRPVLEWGAGFLPWVDPAAATPVLAILAAVAVLVIACPCALGLATPTALMVGSGIGAERGILIRSGEAIQTFKDIKVMVLDKTGTITRGEPKLTDVVTAAGIEETDLLQLAATVEHASEHPIARAIVEGARERDIKPAEVTDFRSTGARGVSGKVDGKTVLIGNRRLLEEEGVSGLEALDEVLHDLESQGRTAVIVARDSQACGIVAVADTLKEESVAAIRAMHDEGLHVVMITGDNERAANAVAWEVGIDEVRAGVLPEGKVDAIRELQKKYGNHVAMVGDGINDAPALKQANVGIAIGAGADVAIEAADVTLVRGELSGVVDAMVLSRANFRKIVQNLLWASGYNIAVIPVAAVGLLHPMIGVVAMTASSLSVIGNSMLLRRRYDRER from the coding sequence ATGGATAATCCGAAGCAGCAGGGTTCCAGCGCCCAGCGCGATATTGAACTGATTGTACCGGGCATGGGTTCAGACCATTGCGCCGGCATCATCAGCAAGACCATTGGCCGTTTGGACGGCATTGATAGCGTGCAAACCAACATTGCCAGGCATCGGGTGAGTGTTCGCTCTCTCTCGTCCGGGCCTGATACGCAGGCGCTCAAGCAGGCAGTGGAGGGCGCTGGATACGATGTGACCTCAGCCCGGGAACTCGGTGCCCGTACTGTCAAGGTGACTGTTCCGGGGATGGGCTCCGATCATTGTGCGGGCATTATCAAGAATACTTTGGCACGTCACAGCGGTGTGCGGTCGACGTCTGCCAACATCGCCAACCACAGTGTGACAGTGGTGCTTGGTAAGGATGGGCCAAACGACAAAGCGCTGAAGAAGCTGATCGAGGGTGCCGGATACGACGTTGCCGCCATCGCAGAGGAGGGCGCGAGCGATCAGGATGACGGTGCGGCCAGTGAAGAGACCTACCTCAAGTCGGCCTGGCGTCGGCTGTGGATCGCGGCAGTACCGACAACACTGATCATGTTGCTGATGGTGCCGCACATGTTCTGGCAACCCATCCCGGGCTATCTGGCAATCGTTGCGCTGTTGGCCTTTCCGGCGGTGTTTCTGTATGGCGGTGCGGCGACCCACAAGGCTGCCTGGCGCTCGCTGAAGAACGGCACCTTCAACATGGATGTGCTGATCTCCATGGGTAGCTTACCGCCGTTTCTGATTGGTCTGGTTGGCTTCGTTTATCCGATGACATCCTTTATCGAGATGGCAGCCACCATCATGACATTCCACCTGGTTGGCCGCTTTCTGGAGGCCAAAGCCAAGGGCAAGGCCTCGGAGGCGATCCGGCGTTTACTTACCCTGGGGGCCAAGACGGCGCACGTGGAGCGCGACGGTGAGGAAGTCGAGATTCCGGTGAAGGCGTTGGTGGCTGGTGACATCATGCTGGTTAGGCCCGGCGACAAGGTGCCGACCGATGGTGAGGTTGTGGAGGGTGAGAGCCATCTGGACGAGTCCATCGCTACCGGCGAATCGGTCCCGGTGTATAAAAGTGTGGGCGACAAGGTCATTGGCGCAACCATCAATAAGGAAGGCCGTCTGCGGGTCAAGGCTACCCGGGTTGGCGGTGATACCTTCCTGGCGCAGGTGGTCAAGCTGATCGACGAGGCGCAGGGATCCAGAGTACCGATTCAGGAGTTTGCCGACCGCATGACCGGCCGTTTCGTCCCCCTGGTACTGATTATCGCGCTGGGCAGTCTGGTTACCTGGCTATTGGCAGCGGATTCGCTGCGTCCGGTTCTTGAATGGGGTGCCGGTTTCCTGCCCTGGGTTGACCCCGCGGCGGCCACCCCGGTACTGGCCATTCTGGCGGCGGTCGCCGTGCTGGTAATCGCTTGTCCTTGCGCACTCGGGTTGGCGACACCGACGGCTCTGATGGTGGGGTCGGGTATTGGTGCCGAGCGCGGCATTCTGATTCGCTCGGGTGAGGCCATCCAGACCTTCAAGGACATCAAGGTCATGGTGCTGGATAAAACCGGCACCATTACCCGCGGCGAGCCCAAATTGACGGACGTGGTAACTGCCGCAGGTATTGAGGAAACGGACCTGCTGCAACTGGCGGCCACGGTGGAACATGCCTCTGAGCACCCCATTGCCCGGGCCATTGTCGAGGGTGCCAGGGAGCGCGATATCAAGCCGGCAGAGGTGACTGACTTCCGCTCCACGGGCGCGCGAGGCGTATCAGGCAAGGTGGATGGCAAAACAGTCTTGATTGGTAACCGACGCTTGCTTGAAGAGGAGGGCGTTAGCGGACTGGAAGCCCTGGATGAGGTTTTGCACGATCTTGAGAGTCAGGGCAGAACAGCGGTCATTGTTGCCCGTGACAGTCAGGCCTGCGGCATTGTTGCGGTGGCTGACACGCTCAAGGAGGAATCGGTTGCAGCCATTCGGGCAATGCACGACGAAGGCCTGCATGTGGTGATGATCACCGGCGACAACGAGCGCGCAGCCAATGCGGTAGCCTGGGAGGTCGGCATTGATGAGGTGCGTGCGGGTGTATTGCCTGAGGGCAAAGTCGATGCCATTCGTGAATTGCAGAAAAAGTATGGCAACCACGTCGCCATGGTGGGTGATGGCATCAACGATGCGCCGGCCCTGAAGCAGGCGAATGTAGGTATCGCCATCGGCGCCGGCGCGGATGTGGCCATCGAAGCGGCAGACGTCACCCTGGTGCGGGGCGAGCTCTCCGGCGTGGTGGATGCCATGGTGTTGTCGCGCGCCAATTTCCGCAAAATCGTCCAGAACCTGCTGTGGGCCAGTGGCTACAACATCGCGGTCATCCCGGTAGCAGCAGTGGGATTGTTGCATCCGATGATCGGGGTGGTTGCCATGACCGCCAGCTCGCTGTCGGTTATCGGGAACTCGATGTTATTGCGACGGCGGTATGACCGGGAGCGTTAA